From a single Paenibacillus sp. FSL W8-0426 genomic region:
- a CDS encoding MerR family transcriptional regulator translates to MEYTIKQAAERTQLPPSTLRFYDRAGLMPLLKKTEYGTRKYSEMDICWLELVRCLKDSGMSLEDIKAFMLLCLEGSSTSEQRKEMLEQHRLHILKQMDMLNCSLGTIDYKLEHYNEIGIFHIDTN, encoded by the coding sequence GTGGAATATACGATCAAACAAGCCGCGGAACGCACCCAACTGCCGCCTTCCACATTGCGCTTCTACGACCGGGCAGGATTGATGCCTTTATTGAAAAAGACGGAATACGGCACCCGCAAATATTCCGAGATGGATATATGCTGGCTGGAATTGGTCCGCTGCCTGAAGGACAGCGGCATGTCTCTGGAGGACATCAAAGCATTTATGCTGTTATGCCTGGAGGGTTCCTCCACCAGCGAACAGCGAAAGGAGATGCTGGAGCAGCATCGGCTGCACATTTTGAAGCAAATGGACATGCTGAACTGCAGTCTTGGCACAATCGATTATAAGCTGGAGCATTACAATGAGATTGGCATTTTTCATATCGATACAAATTAG
- a CDS encoding metalloregulator ArsR/SmtB family transcription factor, which produces MEDMLKCARLFKEDLYKQLARIGKALSSDKRLEMLNVLSQGPKTVEKLAGCTDMNMANVSRHLQILLDAKLVKFTKKGTYAIYSLADPEIIDFLGSLWKISEKQLPDIGKMKEDFLNNLDDIRTLTMDEVMEKLRSEDIVLVDLRPQEEYDMGHIQGAISMPMENLDVLMSELPKHTEIVAYCRGPLCVYSALAAQKLQSEGFRAFRMEEGFNEWQEHFEVH; this is translated from the coding sequence ATGGAAGACATGCTGAAATGCGCGCGACTTTTCAAAGAAGACCTCTATAAACAATTGGCCAGAATCGGAAAAGCTTTATCCAGCGACAAGCGGCTGGAGATGTTAAACGTATTGTCCCAAGGACCCAAAACCGTCGAAAAATTGGCTGGCTGCACGGACATGAACATGGCGAACGTTTCCCGTCACCTTCAGATATTGCTTGATGCCAAGCTGGTTAAGTTCACGAAAAAAGGAACCTACGCCATTTATTCTTTGGCCGATCCCGAAATTATCGATTTTCTCGGTTCATTATGGAAAATCAGCGAAAAACAGCTGCCTGATATCGGAAAGATGAAAGAGGATTTCCTGAACAATCTCGACGACATTCGCACGCTGACGATGGACGAAGTCATGGAGAAACTGCGTTCCGAGGACATTGTACTGGTTGACCTGCGTCCTCAAGAAGAGTACGACATGGGACATATTCAAGGGGCCATCTCCATGCCTATGGAGAATTTGGACGTTCTGATGAGCGAATTGCCCAAACATACGGAGATCGTTGCCTATTGCCGCGGACCTTTGTGCGTGTATTCTGCGTTAGCGGCGCAAAAATTGCAATCCGAAGGCTTCAGAGCTTTTCGTATGGAAGAAGGATTCAATGAATGGCAGGAGCATTTTGAAGTACATTGA
- a CDS encoding thioredoxin family protein → MKKISSKSEFDTAIQSSKLTVAVFKADWCSDCKFIDPFMPEVEQKFADALNLIEVDVDQVGSVSEEQRIMGIPSFVAYADGVELNRFVNKLRKSREEIETFLQSAVEAGQARS, encoded by the coding sequence ATGAAAAAAATAAGTTCGAAATCCGAATTCGATACAGCGATCCAGTCGTCCAAACTTACGGTTGCGGTTTTTAAAGCAGACTGGTGCAGTGATTGCAAATTTATCGATCCGTTTATGCCGGAAGTGGAGCAAAAATTCGCCGATGCGCTGAATTTGATCGAGGTGGATGTGGATCAGGTTGGTTCGGTGAGCGAAGAGCAGCGCATTATGGGCATTCCCAGCTTTGTTGCCTATGCAGACGGTGTCGAGTTGAACCGGTTCGTCAACAAGTTGCGCAAATCGCGGGAGGAAATCGAGACGTTTTTGCAAAGTGCGGTGGAGGCAGGGCAAGCTCGTTCCTGA
- a CDS encoding AraC family transcriptional regulator: MSNTKHFLAQAHRLPVLDWNLNFFGAHSQQVDPGWHVPPDSHAAFEIIYVLAGSQYTTFDHDMYHVQTGDVLIIPPGFVHEISCVDENGMTYFCAHFKIDDPEFVRDMIQHCEIHYKNGSPENRGLQDIVLKWIGIIDAGSSKTGFYTKMQIQIVLSELLLMLHSITNRTNEAASGANVNASLYAKEIAERIKSAFKKQSLQPEYYELSETLRIEKVMHSIGLSSGYGYEVFKNVYGISPREYLSQLKLKEAKALIKDTQMSIQMISKRLGYKNASHFSRQFKRWTGASPLQYRNDK; this comes from the coding sequence ATGTCAAATACGAAGCATTTTTTGGCGCAGGCCCATCGGCTTCCGGTGCTCGACTGGAACCTCAATTTTTTTGGCGCCCACTCCCAACAGGTCGATCCCGGATGGCACGTGCCCCCCGACTCCCATGCCGCTTTCGAGATCATTTACGTTTTGGCAGGCAGTCAATATACGACCTTCGATCATGATATGTACCATGTGCAGACCGGTGACGTGCTCATCATTCCTCCAGGCTTCGTCCACGAAATTTCGTGTGTTGACGAGAATGGCATGACATACTTTTGCGCCCACTTCAAAATTGACGATCCCGAATTCGTCAGGGACATGATTCAGCACTGCGAAATCCATTACAAGAACGGTTCCCCGGAAAATCGAGGGTTGCAGGACATTGTGCTGAAGTGGATCGGCATCATTGATGCCGGCAGCAGCAAGACTGGATTTTACACCAAAATGCAAATCCAGATCGTGCTTTCGGAGCTGCTGCTCATGCTTCACTCGATCACGAACCGAACCAATGAAGCAGCATCGGGCGCCAATGTAAACGCATCGCTCTACGCCAAGGAAATTGCCGAACGGATCAAATCCGCGTTCAAAAAACAGAGCCTTCAACCCGAATACTACGAGCTTAGCGAAACACTGCGCATTGAAAAGGTGATGCACTCCATTGGACTTAGTTCCGGTTATGGATATGAGGTGTTCAAAAATGTATATGGCATTTCGCCGCGCGAGTATTTATCCCAATTAAAGCTGAAAGAAGCCAAGGCGCTCATCAAAGATACGCAAATGTCGATCCAGATGATCAGCAAGCGGCTGGGCTACAAAAACGCGTCCCACTTCAGCCGCCAATTCAAGCGCTGGACGGGGGCATCACCGCTGCAATATCGCAATGACAAGTGA
- a CDS encoding SDR family NAD(P)-dependent oxidoreductase: protein MKQTTNAKDRQHIALITGASAGIGLELARKLISDQWQVIAINRSNIPQEETGLHKAIANGSLRIYKTADLSDYRSLRTTLNEIKTKEERIDVLFNNAGGSFPELAYSPQGREKHYELMTVVPYIIMMELKALLANGDLKTVINTSSSALKYVKAIHVDILERPQTFKKLLGPYAASKLALSLWTKNIAPQLAKEGISIRSVDPGSNNTLRKDKDSGLPLLVKPLMKLFFSPPSHGAGLLYDGAMGQHRGESGVFLLKGRIADLKFEDQAQSVLDRVQEIYETEYLGVPTA from the coding sequence ATGAAACAAACGACAAACGCTAAAGACCGACAACATATTGCCTTGATTACCGGCGCAAGTGCCGGAATTGGATTGGAGTTGGCACGCAAACTGATTTCCGACCAATGGCAAGTCATTGCCATAAACCGTTCAAACATCCCTCAAGAAGAAACTGGGCTTCACAAGGCCATCGCAAACGGATCGCTGCGCATCTACAAAACCGCCGATCTGTCCGATTATCGCAGCTTAAGAACGACGTTGAACGAGATCAAGACCAAAGAAGAACGAATCGATGTACTGTTCAACAATGCAGGCGGCTCCTTCCCCGAACTGGCATATTCTCCGCAAGGACGGGAAAAACACTATGAGCTAATGACCGTCGTTCCGTATATCATCATGATGGAGCTCAAAGCGCTTTTGGCGAACGGGGATTTAAAAACGGTGATCAATACGTCGTCTTCCGCCTTAAAATACGTGAAGGCGATCCATGTCGACATTCTGGAGCGGCCGCAAACGTTCAAAAAATTGCTCGGTCCATACGCAGCATCCAAGTTGGCTCTTTCCCTTTGGACCAAGAATATTGCGCCGCAGCTGGCGAAAGAAGGCATTTCCATTCGCAGCGTCGATCCCGGAAGCAACAACACGCTCCGAAAAGATAAAGATTCCGGATTGCCTTTATTGGTTAAACCGCTGATGAAGCTCTTTTTCTCGCCGCCAAGCCATGGGGCCGGCTTGCTCTATGACGGCGCGATGGGCCAACATCGCGGTGAGAGCGGCGTATTTTTGCTTAAAGGACGCATTGCCGACTTAAAATTCGAAGATCAAGCACAGAGCGTTTTGGACCGGGTGCAGGAAATCTACGAAACGGAGTACCTCGGTGTGCCCACGGCATAA
- a CDS encoding MerR family transcriptional regulator yields MITRETYTIKQTAELTGITQDTIRYYEKIGLLPRAERKENGHREYRQEAISTIQLISCLKKTGMPLEEMKPFLTVNADADPADYPELVERLVQHRENIVSQMAALQQVVDFIDMKLDQGKMRKDCTAVQGDGFTGESGGESAGPKVSTAEMRYFTGTAGIPKV; encoded by the coding sequence ATGATAACGAGAGAGACCTATACGATCAAACAAACGGCGGAGCTAACGGGTATCACGCAAGACACGATCCGATATTATGAAAAAATCGGGCTGCTGCCCCGCGCGGAACGCAAAGAAAACGGGCACCGCGAATACCGGCAGGAGGCCATAAGCACCATCCAGCTTATTTCCTGCCTCAAAAAAACAGGCATGCCGCTCGAAGAAATGAAGCCGTTTTTGACGGTGAACGCCGACGCCGATCCGGCGGACTATCCTGAACTCGTGGAGCGGCTGGTCCAGCACAGGGAAAATATCGTCAGCCAAATGGCGGCGCTGCAGCAGGTCGTCGATTTTATCGACATGAAGCTTGACCAGGGAAAGATGCGGAAGGACTGCACCGCGGTTCAAGGGGATGGCTTTACCGGGGAGTCGGGGGGAGAGAGCGCCGGACCCAAGGTCTCGACCGCGGAGATGCGTTATTTTACGGGAACGGCCGGGATACCCAAGGTTTAA
- a CDS encoding DUF2306 domain-containing protein — MKKTNMAYRLLAGVSITFILYSLARHYVFDPEATAFLSHKMGLGRELNLPAWLKVMYIHVAFACLAMAAGLINFSRRMLEKQRKFHRINGYIYVVSVLMVVLTSGYMAPYSTGGRINSIAFNIINLIWPIMTVTAVVQIKKKRIIKHRNWMIRSYAFCFTNMLIHLITLLFNEGLGMAYASSYTYGVYGSLVLLLIIPETIIRILDKTGSEKTIGTYES, encoded by the coding sequence ATGAAAAAAACAAACATGGCTTACCGCCTTTTGGCCGGTGTCAGCATCACTTTCATTTTGTATTCGTTGGCTAGGCATTATGTGTTCGATCCGGAAGCCACCGCGTTTCTCAGTCACAAAATGGGGCTGGGGCGCGAGTTGAACCTCCCGGCATGGCTAAAAGTCATGTACATTCACGTCGCCTTTGCCTGTTTGGCGATGGCGGCAGGGCTGATCAATTTTTCTCGCCGCATGCTGGAGAAACAGCGGAAGTTTCACCGGATCAACGGGTACATCTATGTCGTTTCCGTGCTGATGGTCGTGCTGACGTCCGGGTACATGGCGCCGTATTCCACTGGAGGCAGAATCAACAGCATCGCATTTAATATCATTAATCTGATTTGGCCCATCATGACGGTTACGGCCGTCGTGCAGATCAAAAAGAAACGAATCATAAAGCACCGGAATTGGATGATCCGCAGTTATGCCTTCTGTTTTACGAACATGCTGATTCACCTGATCACGTTGCTGTTCAATGAAGGCCTCGGCATGGCTTATGCGAGCAGTTATACATACGGTGTGTATGGCAGCCTCGTTCTGTTATTGATCATTCCGGAAACGATCATCCGGATTCTGGATAAGACCGGCAGCGAAAAAACCATCGGAACCTACGAATCGTAG
- a CDS encoding DUF1835 domain-containing protein produces MDELYQKTRKFNVSDYRSLLHRLVDEAQQHMEQGSTEHKVFGEKLYRCIEAQVNAIEQERLQAEQLQTTVHIIFSLSDAGSLKVTLSKLGKRQECRVLAFNDMFSVGPIKDLHTLRGQQARQAWITKNDPEHLFSVRHNAANEIGAMMNTLRSIPESKKVVIWCADNAHDQTGLRFALYVLRERKNVIHIANVTHACKEMGTNWGEEAVPYAAAHIERDTYVEMVKNYGEGYALNRAERIALEAEWEELAGQDHILRLWKNGSIIGCEEEDLDDVIVSSMLELQRHQENSGAFVEAADLVIHVLNSIRQRVTLTFITHRIWKLVSEGVFVFRGIPGQLHQFSLRLMGEK; encoded by the coding sequence GTGGACGAGCTCTACCAAAAAACAAGAAAGTTTAACGTTTCCGACTATCGTTCTCTGTTGCATCGACTGGTGGATGAGGCGCAGCAGCATATGGAACAAGGCAGTACGGAACATAAAGTATTCGGTGAGAAACTATATCGATGCATCGAAGCACAAGTGAATGCGATTGAACAAGAACGACTTCAAGCCGAACAGCTGCAAACGACGGTTCACATCATTTTCAGCCTCTCGGATGCCGGTTCTTTGAAAGTGACGCTGAGCAAGCTGGGAAAACGGCAGGAATGTCGTGTGCTCGCATTCAATGACATGTTTTCCGTGGGCCCCATCAAGGATTTGCATACCCTAAGAGGGCAGCAGGCTCGGCAAGCCTGGATCACGAAGAATGATCCGGAGCATCTTTTCTCGGTCCGACATAATGCCGCTAACGAAATCGGGGCGATGATGAATACGTTGCGAAGCATCCCTGAAAGCAAAAAGGTGGTCATTTGGTGCGCGGATAACGCCCATGATCAGACCGGACTCCGTTTTGCATTGTATGTGCTTAGGGAGCGCAAAAACGTAATCCATATCGCGAATGTGACACATGCTTGCAAGGAAATGGGAACGAATTGGGGTGAGGAAGCAGTTCCCTATGCGGCGGCACATATCGAACGTGATACATATGTTGAAATGGTGAAAAACTATGGGGAGGGGTACGCTCTGAACCGTGCCGAAAGGATCGCATTGGAAGCGGAGTGGGAAGAATTGGCCGGTCAGGATCATATCCTGCGTTTATGGAAAAATGGGTCGATCATAGGTTGCGAGGAAGAAGACCTTGATGATGTTATTGTATCTTCCATGCTTGAACTGCAGCGCCACCAGGAAAATTCGGGCGCATTTGTTGAGGCTGCTGATCTGGTCATTCATGTTTTGAATTCGATCCGGCAAAGGGTAACCCTTACGTTCATAACCCATCGAATTTGGAAATTAGTCAGCGAGGGCGTGTTTGTTTTCCGGGGAATACCAGGACAGCTGCATCAATTTTCATTACGTTTAATGGGAGAGAAGTGA
- a CDS encoding DMT family transporter, producing MNKTLWGSIYLASAASIWGGMYVVVKVVVSVVPPLELVWLRYLVAIVALIIAGVATKQNWRIRPRDFLLIMAIGVIGHAISIVAQEAGTMLSSAQMGAIITSSTPAFMVIFAWLILKERMSLRQGLSILLATVGVILIIGVGALEYSSQLGGIFLLAAAVTWALMSVLVKRVPTDYSQIVVITYAILVAIIILTPFVIPRLHELDVSQMAHPTIWGGILYLGIVSTAGGFLLWNRGLQLLNVSGGGLFFFFQPLVGTLLGWLLLGETIGVMFWIGAVLILFGALLVITETRKTK from the coding sequence ATGAACAAAACCTTATGGGGTTCTATTTATTTGGCTTCGGCTGCCAGCATCTGGGGCGGCATGTACGTAGTGGTCAAAGTGGTCGTATCCGTTGTGCCACCGCTTGAACTGGTTTGGCTGCGGTACTTGGTAGCAATCGTTGCGCTTATCATTGCCGGCGTGGCCACCAAACAGAACTGGCGGATTCGTCCGCGTGATTTCCTGCTCATTATGGCCATTGGAGTCATTGGACATGCCATTTCGATTGTGGCTCAAGAAGCCGGCACAATGCTGTCATCGGCCCAAATGGGCGCCATCATCACCTCATCAACGCCGGCATTTATGGTTATTTTCGCTTGGCTCATCCTGAAAGAACGCATGTCTTTGCGACAAGGGTTGTCCATTTTGCTTGCGACCGTTGGAGTCATACTGATTATCGGGGTAGGCGCATTGGAGTATTCCAGCCAACTCGGCGGAATTTTCCTGCTCGCTGCGGCTGTGACTTGGGCGCTTATGTCCGTATTGGTGAAACGTGTTCCGACGGATTATTCCCAGATCGTGGTGATTACCTACGCCATACTGGTGGCCATTATTATTCTGACTCCGTTTGTCATTCCACGATTGCATGAGCTGGATGTATCCCAAATGGCCCATCCGACCATATGGGGCGGCATATTGTACTTGGGGATTGTTTCGACCGCAGGCGGATTCCTGCTTTGGAATCGGGGATTACAGTTGTTGAACGTTTCGGGCGGAGGCCTGTTTTTCTTCTTCCAGCCTCTTGTCGGAACGCTGCTCGGGTGGCTTCTATTGGGAGAAACGATCGGTGTTATGTTCTGGATCGGAGCTGTCCTGATCCTGTTCGGTGCTCTGCTCGTCATTACAGAAACCAGGAAAACGAAATAA
- the trxA gene encoding thioredoxin encodes MGATALNKDTFEPTIQSGVTLVDFWAPWCGPCQVQLPIVHELADELAEQATMATVNIDEELDLASKYGVRSIPTLLLFKDGKLMKTMVGITSKQVLKDRIKELGA; translated from the coding sequence ATGGGAGCAACAGCGCTGAATAAAGATACGTTTGAACCAACGATCCAGAGCGGGGTAACCCTGGTCGATTTTTGGGCACCTTGGTGCGGACCATGCCAGGTTCAACTGCCGATCGTGCATGAGCTGGCTGACGAATTGGCCGAGCAAGCGACGATGGCTACGGTGAACATTGACGAGGAATTGGATCTGGCCTCCAAATACGGCGTTCGAAGCATTCCCACCTTGCTGTTGTTCAAGGATGGCAAGCTGATGAAAACGATGGTAGGCATTACTTCCAAACAGGTGCTCAAAGACCGAATTAAAGAATTGGGAGCATAA
- a CDS encoding thioredoxin family protein: MGHVLELGSIGEVHEFVQNHRLSILYVTQEDCSVCHAIYPKLLKLTDEFPEAKLGRVDAGKVKEVAGEFLIFSAPAISVFLDGKEYIREGRFVQFDGLASRLELLSRTE, encoded by the coding sequence ATGGGCCATGTTCTGGAACTGGGCTCCATTGGTGAAGTGCATGAATTCGTTCAAAACCACCGTTTGAGCATATTATATGTGACCCAGGAAGATTGCTCGGTGTGCCATGCCATTTACCCGAAACTGTTGAAATTGACCGATGAATTTCCCGAAGCCAAGCTGGGGCGGGTCGATGCTGGCAAAGTAAAGGAGGTTGCGGGGGAATTTTTGATTTTCTCGGCGCCTGCCATATCGGTATTTCTTGATGGGAAAGAGTATATTCGTGAAGGACGTTTTGTTCAATTCGATGGTTTGGCAAGCCGGCTGGAGCTGCTATCCCGCACCGAATAA